The Kordia sp. SMS9 DNA window CCTCAAAATTACATTTTGTTGGAAGTATATGGCAAATATGGACACCATTAATTCTTGGAGGAAAACTCATTCTAAATACCTTAGCCGAAATTCAAAATATTGCGCTCTTACTAGAGAAAATCAAAAAGGAAAAGGTGAAAAACTTAGAAGTAATTCCATCGCAACTCAATAACGTATTTGCTATAGGGGAAGCCTCTAAACTTAAAGTATTGGACAAACTCATTCTTACTGGAGAACGATTGTCAAAAAAATATGTCAATCGCTTTTTTGACATTAACAAAAACATAGAAATCATTAATACCTATGGACAAACAGAATGTTCAGATGTAACCACCTTTTATCAAATTCCTGAGAAAATACAAGAAAATACAATCTTGGTTGGTCAGCCTATTCAAAACATGCAAAATTACATCCTAGATGCAAACAATGCATTAGTTCCTGTAGGTGTTATAGGCGAAATACATACATCTGGTATTGGTGTTTCACGAGGATATATAAATCAAGAAGAACTGACAAACATCAGTTTTATTAAAAATTCGTTTGACACAAAAAACAAACTATACAAAACAGGCGATTTAGGAAAAATGCTGCCAAATGGCTTGATTGAAGTATTGGGTAGAAAAGACAATCAAGTCAAGATACGTGGCTACAGAATAAACATTGGAGAAATTGAAAATGCTTTTAGGAAACATGATGAGATTAAAGATGTAGTCATTCTGTCCAAAATCAATGAATTAGAAGAACAAGAATTGATGGCTTACATCACATCAAGCAAGGAACTAAAGGCAACTGATTTGCATGCATTCTTACGGAAATATCTGTCTGATTATATGCTGCCTACATCAATTATGCAACTTGCAGAATTTCCATTGCTTCCAAATGGTAAAGTAGACAAAAATGCACTGTTAACCATAAAAAATGAAGAAATAGCACTTGGCGAACACTATGTTGCGCCAAAAAGCAATATAGAGAAAAGCTTGGTTGCCATTTGGGAAAATATATTGGAAAAAAAACAGATTGGAATCAAAGATGATTTCTTCGCATTAGGAGGTCACAGTATCAAAGCAGTGAGAATATTATTTGAAATAAAGAAAGAATTTAATATTGAGATCAACATCGTAAAAATATTTGAATCACCTACCATTGAAAATCTTGCGGCTGAAATCAGTTTCATACAATACCAAGAAAATCTTGAGTCCAAGAAAACTACCTTAAAAGAAATAGAACTATAATTTTTAATGCAGATAAATTTTGATAAAATCATTAATTCATTCGTTTGCAGTGTGTCCAGATATGCAAAAAGAATATCCAAAAATAAGTTTTGGCAAAGGAGTATATCTGTATGATGAACAAGGAAAAAAATACCTAGATGCTTCCGCTGGTTCCTGTGCAGTTTCAAATATTGGACATGGACGCGAAGACATCAAACAAGTCATACAAGATCAACTAGACAAAGTAGCAGTTTTACCTACACATGCATTCAGCAATAGTACGGTAGAATCATACATGGAAAAATTAGCAAAATTTCCAATAGGAGGTTTTGCAAAAGCGTGGACTGCTATGAGCGGAACCGAAGCTGTAGAAAATGCCGTAAAACTGGCATTTCAATACCACAAAGTAAAAGGGAATACTACGCGATATAAAATAATTACAAGATCATTTTCATATCATGGAAACTCAATCTTTATGTTGGATATTGGCGGAATAGAATCGAGAAGAAAAATGTATAGCTCTTGGATGAAAAACTTTCCTCACATCTCTGCAGCATATTCATACAGGAAAGAAGCTTCCTTAACAGAAGAAGCGTATACAGATTTTCTAGTATCAGAATTTGAAACATGCATCCTAAAAGAAAACCCTAATACCATTACTGCTTTTGTAGCAGAACCTGTTGTTGGAGCAGCTTTAGGAGCAGCAGTTCCACCAAAAAATTACTTTAAAAAAATAAAAAATATCTGCGAAAAATATGATATCGTTTTTATTGCAGA harbors:
- a CDS encoding aspartate aminotransferase family protein; translation: MIKSLIHSFAVCPDMQKEYPKISFGKGVYLYDEQGKKYLDASAGSCAVSNIGHGREDIKQVIQDQLDKVAVLPTHAFSNSTVESYMEKLAKFPIGGFAKAWTAMSGTEAVENAVKLAFQYHKVKGNTTRYKIITRSFSYHGNSIFMLDIGGIESRRKMYSSWMKNFPHISAAYSYRKEASLTEEAYTDFLVSEFETCILKENPNTITAFVAEPVVGAALGAAVPPKNYFKKIKNICEKYDIVFIADEVLSGFGRTGKNFGFENFDVVPDILALGKGISGGYFPLSAVVASEKIVAPLVKENSAFLGGHTFSCNPLGAAVGSKVIDIFKEEQLSQNSNEMGKLLRAGLQKLSQKHEIIGDVRGLGLQCGIELVKNRNTKEAFPAALNLSRKIGDISLQNGVVLYPGKGSVDGVQGDHILISPPLTINQNHVHEILASIEYSIEKAMANITTK